GATCTCGCCGCGCGCCGCTGCAGATAGCGGCGGCGCGATGCTGCATGCGCGACGCCATGCGGCAGGCGGGAAAGTCCATCGGGAGAGTCCGGCACGAAGGTCCGTCGCGATGCCCGGTCGACCGCGGCATCGGCTCGCGCGTCAGCGCATGGCCGCCTGCGGATTCGCTCGCCCGACCACCGCGACGTTGGCCCGCACCATGCTTGCGATCTTCCCGACCCGCTTTGCCGAATCCACTTAGAATGGCCTTCCCAACGTGACGCCTGGCCGCGAGGCGTTAGCGCGAAGTCAAAAAGTCGGAGGGTCAGCGTGCCGTCGTACGATCGTCAAAGTCGCAACATTGCGCCATGCAGCGCATGGCCGATCCTGTCCATGCTCGTTCCGGTAATTCGTACACTTTCGACGTTGCGCCGCTCGCGCTCGACCTCGCTGACGCTGGCACGCACCACATTCATCGCCGCATCGGCCGTTGCCGCAGCTGCATTGAGCGGGTGCGCGACGCGTCCGCCCGCGTCGTCGTTCGACCCGCCGGTCACGCACGCGCTGCCGCAATCGACGGCCACGCCGCTCGGTGCCGCGCTTGCCGCGCCGGAAGCGGCGCATCCGGGCCAGTCCGGTTTCCGGGTGCTGTCGAGCGGCACCGAAGCGCTGCAGATGCGCATCGCGCTGGCGCGCGCCGCGACGAAAACGCTCGACATGCAGTACTACATCGCCAACGAAGACACCACCGGCAAGCTGCTGCTCGCCGCGGCGCTCTACGCGGCGGACCACGGCGTGCGCGTGCGCATGCTCGTCGACGACCTGAACTTCAAGGATCTCGACGACATCATGGCGTCGCTGAACTCGCATCCGAACATCGAGATTCGCGTATTCAACCCGTTCGGCAGCGCACAAGGCAGCCTCTACCAGCGCACCGAAAACTTCTTCACGCAGATCGGCAGTTTCACGCGACGCATGCACAACAAGGCGATGATCGCCGACAACCAGCTCGCGATCGTCGGTGGCCGTAATCTCGGCGACGAGTATTTCAGCGCGAGCCCGACGCTGCAGTTCCGCGATATCGACGTGCTCGCGGCCGGTCCGATCACCGCGAAAGTTTCCGCGAGCTTCGACGAATACTGGAACGACAGCAGCGCATACCCGCTGCGCGCGCTGAACAAACAGACGTTCGATCCGAAGCAGCTCGACGAGACGCGCGATGCATTGCGCGAACATTGGCACAAGAACGCGGACCCATACAGCGCCAAGCCGCTGAACGCCACGCCGCTCGCGTCGCAAATCCAGAAAGACGAACTCGGCCTCACCTGGGCGCCGGCGGAGTTCAACGCCGATTCGCCGGCCAAAGTCCGCTTGCCGCAGGCGGATTACCAGAGCCCTGTGATCGCGCGTATCGCCGAACTCGTCAACGATGCGCAGCAGGAAGTGCTGATCACGTCGCCGTATTTCGTGCCGCACGACGCGGGCGTAAAAGCGCTCGCCGGCCTCACCGCGCGCGGCGTCAAGGTGAAGGTGCTGACCAACTCGCTCGCCGCCACCGATGCGGTCGCCGTGCAGGCGGGCTATAGCCCTTACCGCGAGCCGCTGCTCAAGGCCGGCGTCGAGCTCTACGAGTTCAAGCCCGTGCAGGAACAGGGCACGCGCCCCGGCATGTTCGGCTCGCAATCGCGCGCGAGCCTGCATGCGAAGACGCTCGTGTTCGATCGCAAGACGCTCGTGATCGGCTCGATGAATCTCGATCCACGCTCCGCGCATCTGAACACCGAGCTCGGACTCGTGATCCACAGCGCGCCGCTCGCGGAGCAGGTCGCGACGCTGTTCGACCGCGTGACCGGACCGGAGTCGAGCTACCACGTCACGCTCGCCGATCCGTCGCGGTTCTTTTTCCGTGGACCGGAGAACCCGTACCACCTCGTCTGGACCGACGAGGAAGACGGCCACACGGTCACCTACGACGTGGACCCGAACGCCGGTTTCTACCGGAATGTGCTGACAGGTTTATTCCTGTTTTTACCAGTCGACGACCAGCTTTGACCGCGTGCGCCGGCCACGCGCCGTCGTCAACCTCAAGCGGAGTGAAATCATGACCGAAGATGTACGGATGGAACGCGATACGTTCGGCGAGATTGCGGTGCCGAACGGCCGTCTCTGGGGCGCGCAGACGCAGCGCTCATTGCAGAACTTCAGGATTTCGAGCGAGAAACAGTCGCCGGAACTGATTCATGCGCTCGCGGTGATCAAGCGCGCGGCGGCGGAAGTCAACCTCGGTCTCGGCGTGCTCGATGCGAACAAGGCGAAAGCGATCGTTCACGCAGCCGACGAAATCATCGAAGGCAAGCACGCCGGCGAATTTCCGCTGGCGGTCTGGCAGACCGGCTCGGGCACGCAGACCAACATGAACCTCAACGAGGTGATCGCGAACCGCGCGAGCGAGCTGCTCGGCGGCCAGCGCGGCGAAGCGCGCCTCGTGCATCCGAATGACGACGTGAACCGCGGCCAGTCGTCGAACGACGTGTTTCCGACCGCGATGCATATCGCCGCCGCGGTGGGCATCGTCAAGCATCTGCTGCCCGCGCTGAAGACGCTGCGCGATACGCTCGACGGCAAGGCAAAGGCATTCGCCGACGTGGTGAAGATCGGCCGCACGCACCTGCAGGATGCGACGCCGCTCACACTCGGCCAGGAATTCTCGGGCTATGTCGCGCAACTCGATCAGGGCATGCGCCATGTCGAATCGACGCTGCCTCACCTGTATCAGCTCGCGCAGGGCGGCACCGCGGTCGGCACGGGCCTGAACGCGCATCCGCAATTCGCCGACCAGGTCGCGGCGGCGATCGGCAAGCTGACCGGCTTGCCGTTCGTGTCGGCGCCGAACAAGTTCGAGGTGATGGCCGCGGCCGACGCGCTCGTGTTCGCGCACGGCGCATTGAAGACCGTCGCCGCGAGCCTGATGAAGATCGCGAACGATATCCGCTGGCTCGCAAGCGGCCCGCGCTGCGGTCTCGGCGAACTGTCGATTCCGGAAAACGAGCCGGGCAGCTCGATCATGCCGGGCAAGGTCAACCCGACGCAGTCCGAAGCGATGACGATGCTGTGCTGCCAGGTGTTCGGCAACGACGTCGCGGTGAACGTGGGCGGCGCGAGCGGCAACTTCGAACTCAACGTATTCCGGCCGATGATCGCGCACAACGTGCTGCAATCGGTCCGCCTGCTTGCGGACGGCGCGCTGAGCTTCAACGACAACTGCGCGGTCGGCATCGAGCCGAATCGCGCACGCATCGATACGCTGCTCAATGAATCGCTGATGCTCGTGACGGCGCTCAATCCGCACATCGGCTACGACAAGGCCGCGCAGATCGCGAAGAAAGCGCACAAGGAAGGAACGACGCTGAAGGCGGCCGCACTATCGCTCGGTCATCTGACCGAGCAGCAGTTCGACGAATGGGTGCGGCCGCACGAGATGGTCGGCCATGTGAAGGGCTGAGCGAGCCGGCCGGTTCAGGCTCGCTGCTTCAGATGCGAGGCGTCGCGCCAACGCCTCGCACGAATCTCGAACCGAAT
The nucleotide sequence above comes from Paraburkholderia sp. SOS3. Encoded proteins:
- the fumC gene encoding class II fumarate hydratase; this encodes MTEDVRMERDTFGEIAVPNGRLWGAQTQRSLQNFRISSEKQSPELIHALAVIKRAAAEVNLGLGVLDANKAKAIVHAADEIIEGKHAGEFPLAVWQTGSGTQTNMNLNEVIANRASELLGGQRGEARLVHPNDDVNRGQSSNDVFPTAMHIAAAVGIVKHLLPALKTLRDTLDGKAKAFADVVKIGRTHLQDATPLTLGQEFSGYVAQLDQGMRHVESTLPHLYQLAQGGTAVGTGLNAHPQFADQVAAAIGKLTGLPFVSAPNKFEVMAAADALVFAHGALKTVAASLMKIANDIRWLASGPRCGLGELSIPENEPGSSIMPGKVNPTQSEAMTMLCCQVFGNDVAVNVGGASGNFELNVFRPMIAHNVLQSVRLLADGALSFNDNCAVGIEPNRARIDTLLNESLMLVTALNPHIGYDKAAQIAKKAHKEGTTLKAAALSLGHLTEQQFDEWVRPHEMVGHVKG
- a CDS encoding phospholipase D family protein, with protein sequence MLVPVIRTLSTLRRSRSTSLTLARTTFIAASAVAAAALSGCATRPPASSFDPPVTHALPQSTATPLGAALAAPEAAHPGQSGFRVLSSGTEALQMRIALARAATKTLDMQYYIANEDTTGKLLLAAALYAADHGVRVRMLVDDLNFKDLDDIMASLNSHPNIEIRVFNPFGSAQGSLYQRTENFFTQIGSFTRRMHNKAMIADNQLAIVGGRNLGDEYFSASPTLQFRDIDVLAAGPITAKVSASFDEYWNDSSAYPLRALNKQTFDPKQLDETRDALREHWHKNADPYSAKPLNATPLASQIQKDELGLTWAPAEFNADSPAKVRLPQADYQSPVIARIAELVNDAQQEVLITSPYFVPHDAGVKALAGLTARGVKVKVLTNSLAATDAVAVQAGYSPYREPLLKAGVELYEFKPVQEQGTRPGMFGSQSRASLHAKTLVFDRKTLVIGSMNLDPRSAHLNTELGLVIHSAPLAEQVATLFDRVTGPESSYHVTLADPSRFFFRGPENPYHLVWTDEEDGHTVTYDVDPNAGFYRNVLTGLFLFLPVDDQL